The following nucleotide sequence is from Acidobacteriota bacterium.
CTCGATCCGGGGGACCTCGGTTCCCCCTGGGCGGCGGCCTCCAGCTCTTTTTTCGCCTTTGTGGCCGGCGCCTTCATCCCCCTGGCCCCGTTTCTGATCCTGGAAGCGGGCCCGGGGGTGGCCGTCTCGGCGTCGCTCAGCGCGGCGGCCCTCCTGGCCGTGGGGGGCCTCCTGGCCTTCTTCACGGGTCGGAGCGTCCTGTACGGTGCTCTTCGCATGGCGGCCATCGGAGGGACCGTGGCCCTGGTGACTCACCTCCTGGGCCGTCTTATCGGAGTGTCCCTGGGCTGAGACGGCTGGGGCCTTCCACGGCCACCCAGCGGGCCTTGCCGGTTCCATGGAAGGCCAGCCTCCAGAGAGGGCGGCCCGAGGATTTCCACAGCGTCTCTCCGGCCCCGGGCCACTCCACGACCACGAGGTCCGCGGAAGCGAGCGAATCCTCGAGCCCGAGCGATTCCAGGTCGGAGGGGTGGCTGCACCGGTAGAGGTCCACGTGGGTCACGGCCAGGCCGCCCTTCCCCTGGGGGTACCTCTGGACGAGGGTGAAAGAGGGGCTCGACACCCACGACGGGGCGATGCCGAGAGCCTCCGCCAGGAACCGAGTGAAGGTGGTCTTTCCCGCTCCCAGGTCCCCCTCGAGGAGGAGGAGATCCCGTCCGGCCAGGGAGCGGGCCACTCGCCGGGCCAGGGCCCGGGTTTGCGCAAGCGTTGGCAGGAGGAGGGTTTCCGCCAAGGCCGCCCCTCCAGGACTCAGCGGAGACCCCGGTGGGAGCGGAGGGACCCCTCCACCTGGGGCAACGCCTCGGCGCACTCGGACGCCATCAGGCCGTACCCCCCGATTTTGCGAAAAGCCAGGTCGGCCGCCGCGCCGTGCCACCAGGCGGCCAGGGACGCGGCATCATAGGCTTCCTCTCCCCGCCCCAGGAGGGCCGCCGCGATGCCCGTGAGCACGTCGCCGAAGCCCGGCCCCGCCATGTGGGGTCCGCCCGTCAGATTGAGCCGCCAGGGGCTCCCAGGGGCGGCCAGGAGGCTGCGGTAGCCTTTGAGCAAGAGAACCACTCCCGCCCGCTCGGCGGCTTCGGGGATCAACCGGTAGCGTTGAGCCGCCACGTCCGCGGCGGGCAATCCCAGGACCCGCCCCATTTCTCCGGGGTGGGGCGTGAGAACCCGGGGACCCGCATGGACCTGAAGGCGCTCCGGCCGGCCGGCAAAGGCGTTGATGCCGTCGGCGTCCACGACCGCGGGAAGACGGGCCTGCGCGTAGAGGACCTCCATCAAGGCCCGCGTTTCCGGCGTCGCCCCCACGCCCGGTCCCAGCCCCAGCGCGTCGGCCTGAGAGCAGAAGTCGAGGATCGGCGTGAGGGCGTCCATGCTGAGGGTGCCGTCGGCCGTTTCGGGCAGGGGTAGGGTCATGGCCTCCGGTAGAGAGGCCGCGACCACCGGCTGCACCGAGGCCGGCGTCGCCACCGTGACCAGGCCGGCCCCCGCCCGGAGCGCCCCGCGCGCGGCGAGGACCGCGGCCCCGCTCTTCCCCCGGGACCCCGCGACGAGGAGGACCCGCCCGGCGTCGCCTTTGTGGGCGCAGGACGGGCGGGGGCGGGCGAAGGAGGCCGCCCAAGTGACCTCCAGCGCCTCTCCGGCGGGGGTCAGCCTCCGGACGGCCTCCTCCGGGATTCCGATGTCCAGCCGCCGCACGGTGCCGCACAGGGGCGAGCCCTCGGGCGTGAAGAGGCACGGTTTGGCCAGGGCCAGGGTCAGCGTCAGGTCCGCGCGGACCGTCGGGCCGAAGGGGGCCAGGGCGTCTCCCGACAGGCCGGAGGGGACATCCACGGCCGCAACGGTTCCCCCCCATGCGTTCAGGGTCTCGATCAAGGAGGCCGTCGACCCGCGGGCTGGACCCGACAGGCCCGTGCCGAGAAGCGCGTCCACGGCGAGGGAGGAGGCTTCGAGACCTTTTCGGCAGGCCTCCGGACCCGGCTCTCCCCAAGCGGGCGTCCAGGGGACGCCCGCGGCCTCCAACTTGTCGAACTGCACGCGCGCGTCCCCGGAGAGGCGGTCGGGCTCCGCCGCGAGCAGGACGCGGGCGTCCACGCCCCGCTCCTTCAGGAGCCTCGCCGCGGCCATCCCGTCGCCGCCGTTGTTGCCCCGGCCGCAGAGGACGGCCACCGCACCCGTCATTCGATCAGAAAGCTCCTCGTACAGGGCGTCCACGATGGCCGCGGCCGCGTTTTCCATGAGGCGGAGGGACGGGATTCCCATCTCCTCGATGGCGATCCGATCCGCCTCGCGAACGTCCCGAGACCAGTAGAGCTTCATCGCTGCATGCCCCGATCCTTTGGCGGATTCAGGGAGTCCGAGGCGTCGGACCCCGAGCGGCTCCCCCGGGCGCCCGCCCTTGATCCCCCTAAAAGCCGCCGGCCATGAAGCGCCACTGAATGATCTTGAGGTTGATTTCCCGAAGGCGCTGGGTGAGGATCCGGCAAAGGATGATGAGGAACTGGTACGCCGATTCCACATCCACGGACAGGATTTCGTTGAGGACCGTCCGGGAGATCGTGAGCACCGTCGTGCCGTTCACGTGGGCACGGGCATCGGCGGAGCGCGGCTCGTTGTCCACCAGGGCCATTTCGCCGAAGAAGTCGCCCTTTCCCAGGATGGCGAGGGCCTCCTCGCCCACCCCCGGGATGTGCTTGGTGATGCGGACCTTTCCATCGAGGATGATGTAGAGCTTGTCTCCGCGGCTCCCCTCCTTGAAGATCAGCTCGTCCTGGTTGTAGAGCTCCTCCGTGGAGAAGGCGGCCAGAAGGCGGAGTTCCTTGGCCGAAAGACCCTGCTCCTGCAAGAGCTTGATCTTGCGGTCCAGCTCGATGGAGATGGCCTTGGACCGGCTGGCCTCGTCGGGGCTCAAGGCCGCTTTCTGGGCCGTGGCGGCCTCGGAGAAGAAGGTCTTCAGGAGGTTGTTGGCCTCTCGGGTCCTCCGGGAGAGGGACTTCCAGAAGTGCCAGTAGAAGTGGACGGCGACTTCCTTCTTGAGCTCGAAAAACGGGTCCAGGTCGCTCCGGCGGATGCGGAAGAGCACACCCTCGGTGCTGGCCAGCGCATCGGCGCTCCGGTGGGCCGGATCGATGAAGTTCATCTCGCCGAAGAATTCCCCCTTCTGGGCGAGGGCCAGCGGCTGCTCTCCGAAGGGGGTCTGCTTGACGAGGCGAACCTCCCCCTTTTCCACGAGGAAGAGATCGTCCCCTTCGTCGTTTTCGTCGAAGACGACATCCCCCGGCTTCACGGCCATCTCCTTGACCGCCTTGGCGACGACGAAGAGGTGTTCGTCGGCCAGGGTGGCCAGGATGTCGAAGGCCCTCAGCCGAAGGGCCAGGCGGAGGAGGTCCTGGCGGACTTCGTCGGGGGCGGCGGCCTTGGTGATCTCGTGGATGTCGCGGACGGCCCCCCGCCCCAGGAGGCTCTCCTTCTCCAGGTCGAGCTGGTGGACGCACTGGTTGAACAGGGCCAGGCGCTTCTTGACGATCTCGCTCCGGGCCGCCCGGTTCTGGATCCCCACCTTTTCGAGGATGTACTTGAACTTCTCCTGGAGTTCCGGCGCGGGCGGGCGCCCGGCGGCGCTGTCCAGGATCATCGCGTCCACCAGGCTCGCCAGGGAAGCCTTGTAGCTCTTGAGATAGAAGAGGGCCCTCCCCATGAGGGCGTGGGCCTCGGCGTGAAAGGGGTTGATGGCGATGAGGGCCTTCAGTTCCCGGATGCTGCCCGAGAAATCGTTGTTCCGGTAGTCGAGCTTGGCCAGATTGAACCGGGCGGACTCGTTGGAGGGATTGTGGATGAGCGCGATGCGGTAGCATTCCCGGGCTCGTTCGGACTGGCCCTTCCGCTCGAAGATCTCCCCGATGGCGGCGAGCTGGCTGGACTGACGATCCTGGCGGCCCCGCTCCTCCTTGAACTTGGCCATGAGGCGGTGGCGCTCGTGCTCGTCTTTCTCCTTGAGGAGGTTGCGCATCTTGCCCAGGCCGATCTTCATGGCGAGGCTGCCGGGGAAGAGCTTGACGCCCCGCTCGTAGAGCGCGACGGCCTCCTCGTAGCGGCCTTGCTCCGCGAATTTGCCGGCCACGACAAACAGATCCTCGGGATCGAGGTTCAGCGGGTTGGAGCCGACGCCCTCGGCTGGCTGGGTCACGACGGCCTCCTCGTTGGGCCATTGTAGGGAGAGGCCGCCGCACCGTCAACGGACGGCCGCGCGGCGGGGGGCAAGGCCCGAAAAGGGGAGAAGGCGGAGGTCAGCGCCCCTGGGATTCCAGGTGAGCGAGGACGGTGGCGGCGTGCCCCGTGGCGGAGACCTTCGGATAGGCTCTCAGGACGGTACCGCCGGGGTCGAGAACCAGCGTGGAGCGGATCATCCCCTTGCTCCGCCTCCCGTACATCACCTTCTCTCCCCAGGCCCCCACGGCCTCCGAGAGGCGCCCATCGGCGTCACTGAGCAGGGGAAACGGAAGACGCTCCTTCGTGATGAAGGCGCAGTGCGACTTCTGCGAGTCCCGGGATACCCCCGCCACACGGTAGCCGAGGGCCTCGAAGCGGGGGAGGAGGTCCCGGAAGTCCCGGGCCTCCAGGGTGCAGCCGGGCGTGTTGTCCTTTGGATAAAAGTAGAGGACCAGTCCCCGGGGACCGGCCAGGTCCTTCAGGGTCCGGACGGCGCCCGTCTCATCCGGGACTTCAAAGGGGGGACATCGGTCGCCCGCCTCGATCATGGGTTCCTCCCCTGCAAGGCTCCTTAGAACGCGCGCGCGCGTACCGTTCTTCCGCCGAGCGCCAACCTTCGGGGCCGCGAGATCGGCCCTTTCGGGTAGAATACCCCTCGAAGGCTCCCCCGTTGACGGGCGGGGCGGGAGGCGCGCGTGTCGGATGACAGGGTGGTTCCGGGCGGTCTCGGAAAGGTCCTGGTCGTGGCCGCCTCGGGCGCCAGCGGTGCGCGCCTGGCCCTCCGGTTCCTCGACCATCTGCTCGCCCATCCGGGTGTCCGGAGGGTCCATTTCGTCCCCTCCCGGGCCTTCTCCCTGGTCTTGAATCGGGAGGAGGGCCTGAGCCTTGACTCCTGTGTGGACCGGGCCGGGAGGGACGGCCGGCTCCTCCTCCATCGAGAGGAAGACCTGGACGCCCCCGTCGCGTCCGGATCCTACCCCTGCGACGGGACGGTCCTGATCCCGGCGAGCATGGCCACCGTGGGCGCCGTCGCTTCCGGTGCGGGACGCAACCTTCTCCACAGGGCCGCCGAGGTGGCGCTGAAGGAGCGCCGCACCCTGATCGTGGTTCCCCGGGAGACTCCCCTTTCCGTGATTCACCTGAAGAACCTCGCGACGCTGGCCGAGGCGGGCGCCGTCGTGGCCCCCTTCGTGCCCGCTTTCTACCAGGGCCCGCGCTCCGTGGAGGATCTCATGGACCACTTCCTCATGCGGATCTTCGATCACCTGGGACTCGAAACGCGCCTCGCCGGCCGCTGGGGGGGGAGCGACCGTTGAGGCGGTTCGTCCATCGCTTGTTCGTCGTGCTGGAGATGATCAAGTTCCAGCACACGGTCTTCGCCCTCCCCTTCGCCCTCCTGTCCATGATGTGGGCCGCGGGCGGGTGGCCCGGCTGGCGGACCTTCCTCTGGATCCTCGGCGCCATGGTGGGCGCGCGGTCCGCGGCCATGACTTTCAACCGCTTGGTGGACCGCAGGTTCGACGCCGAGAACCCCCGGACCTCCGGTTGGCCGCTCGTGACCGGGCAAGTTTCGGTCCCCTTCGCATGGGGGTTCCTGGTGGCGTCCGTGGGGCTCCTCGTCCTCTCGGCCTGGAGGCTGAACCCCCTCTGCCTGGCCCTTTCTCCCCTGGCCCTGGCCGTCCTGCTCGGCTACTCCCTCACCAAGCGCTTCACGTCCTGGTGCCACCTCGTCCTGGGATTCGCAGACGGCATCTCCGCGCCCGGAGCGTGGATCGCCGTCACGGGAACCCTCCACGGCTCCGGACCCTCCTGGTGGCTCTGCGGCGCCATGACCTTTTGGATCGCCGGATTCGACCTCCTGTACGCGCTCCAGGATCTGGCCTTCGACCGCTCCGTGGGCCTGCACTCCTTCCCCGCCCGCCGCGGCGTCGAGGCAACGCTCTGGCTTTCCGCCGGGGCTCACGCGGTCACGGTGCTGTGCCTGGCGGTGGCGGCGAAGACCGCCGGGGCGGGGATCGTCTTCCTCGGTGCCGTCGCGCTGGTGGCCGGCGCGCTGGTCTTCGAGCACCTCCTGGTCCGCCCCGGCGACCTCTCCCGACTCAACGCCGCCTTCTTCACGACGAACGGATTCATCGCCGTCGGCCTTCTCGCCGCCGGAGCCCTGGACGCGGCCCTGGGCTGACCTTCACGCAGGATCAACCCTTCAAGCGGGAGACCAGGACCCCGGCCGCCACGAGGAGGGGGTCCCAGACCGGGGCGAAGGGGGGAGCGTAGGCAAGGTCGAGGAGGGCGAAGTCCTCTGCCCGCATCCCGGCCGTCACCGCGGCGGCCAGCGTGTCCACGCGGCCCTTCGTGCCTTCCGGCCCGGCCACCTGCCCGCCGAGGAGCCGGCCCGTCCGGCGGTCCGCGGTGAGCTGAACGGTGACGGCCCCTCCTCCCGGATAGTAGCCCGCCCGGCTTCCCGCCTCGACCACGGCCTCCGCCGGATCGAATCCCGCCGAGGCGGCCTCGACGGGGGACAGTCCGGTCAGGCCCACTTCCAGGCCGAAGGCGCGGGTGACGGCCGTCCCGACCACCCCAGGAAAGCGCTCCCGGCGCCCGGCGATGTTGGCTCCCGCCACCCGGCCCATCTTGTTGGCCGTGGTACCCAGAGGGAGGTAGGCGGGGCGTCCCGTCACCAGGTGCCGGACGGCGCAGCAGTCCCCGGCGGCCCACACGGCGTGGACTCCCGTGGCGCAGGCCTCATCCACGAGGATGGCCCCCCGCCCGTCCCGAGGGACCGGCGAGCCCTCCAGGAAGTCCGTGGCCGGGCGAACCCCGGTGGCGATGAGGAGCAGGTCGGCGTACAGCTCCCCCCGGTCGGTCCTCAGGCCGAGGATCCGCTCCCCGGTCCGCAACACTTCCAGCACCCTTACCCCGAGAAGCACTCGCACCCCGCGGCGTTCGAGCTCCTGAAGGACACGCGCCTTGAGGGGCTCCACGAGGGTCTTGAGCACCCGCTGGGACCGGTTGACGAGCGTGACCGAAACCCCGCGCGCGGCGAGGTTCTCGGCCATTTCGATGCCGATGTACCCGCTCCCCCAGACCAGGGCGGATCGGGGGCGCGCGTCGGCCAGGAAAGACTGGAGCCGCCGGCCGTCTGCGAGATCGTGCATGCCGAAGAGGTTGTCCCCCTGGAGACCTTTCAGATCGGGGAGGACGGCCCGGCTCCCCGTGCTGATCAGCAGCGCGTCGTAGGGCTCTTCGGACCGGGCCCCGGAAGGCAGGTCCTCCACGACCACCCGCTTGCGGCCCTCCTCCAGGGCGAGGGCCTTTTGCCGGAGCCGGACCTCGATCCCCCGTCGGGCGATTTCTTCGGGGTCCAGGGCGAAGAGGTCCTCGATGTCGGCCGTGACCCCCCCCACGACGTAGGGGAGGCCGCAGGCGCCGTAGGAGCGGTCGGGACCGGCGTCCAGGACCGTCGCTTCCCACCGGGGATCCAGGCGCCGGACCTTGCTGGCCGCGCTCATCCCCGCCGCCATGCCGCCGAGCACCAGCAGCCTGGGCATGCCTTACCTCCTTCGACACGATTATATCCTCACCCCCGTCCTCGCGGCTTGTGCCGCCGGGCCGCGGGCACGTATCCTGGGCCCATGGCGGAGAGTCTGATCCTGTCGGACGCGTGGAGGGAGCGCCTCGAGCGCCCGCTCTCGGAGAAGGGCCTCGCCCTCCTCTGGGACGAAGCCTCCCCGCTCCCCGGGGGCCGGGGAACGGCCCGCCTGGCGCGGATTCTCGACTGGGCTTTCGTGCTGAAGCGGGAGGCCCGCGGCGGCCTTTCGAGGCGCTTCCTCCCGGATCGGTATGCGCGCAGGACCCCTTTTCAAAGGGAGTGGGCCGACGCGAACCTCGCCGCCGGGGCGGGCCTCTGCCCGCGCCCGGCCGCCCGGAGCTACGTCCATTCCGGTCCTTTTTTCGCCGTTTACACTCTCACCGAGGAGGTCACGGGGGGACGGTCCCTGACGGACCTCCTGGACGGCGAGGCGCCGCCGCCCTGGAAGGCGGCCGGAGAGGCCCTGGCCCGCCTGCACCGGCTGGGCCTCGTCCACGGGGACCTGAACGCGGGAAACGTGATGGTGGGCCCCTCGGGGGGGATCCTCTTTCTGGACTTTCGCCACTCCCGGCGGGAGGGCCCTCCGCCCTCGGCACCGTCGCGGCGGGACAACCTGGACCGCCTGAGCCGGTCGGTGTTCAAGGAAACGTGGAGGAGGCGCCTTCCGTTTCCGAGGGCTTTTCCCGGGCTCCTGGCCGAAGGCTACGCGCAGGGTTGGGGCAGCCGGGAGGACTGGCTGAGGGGCTGGGCCGATGCCCCCTCCGTGCCCGGCGTCCTCAGACGCGCCCTCTGGACCCGGTTCTGAGATCCCTTTCCTCCAGGATTTCCCCCCGGGGAAGGCCGCCTTCCCACCGGGTGAGCCGAACCGTGATCCAGCGATTGGGGGGGGCCGCGCCGTCGAGCAAGACGTCGAGGAAGTTCGAAGTGAGGGCCCGACCGCGCCCCGACTCGGAGGCAAGGGTGAGGGCTTCGAGGGGCCGGCCCATCTGGGAACGGGCGAAGGCCTCGCTCTTGGACCGCCCGAGGGCCACGAGTTCCCGGGTCCGAGCCGCCACCTCTCCGGGAGGGAGGGGGGGGATCGAGGCCGCCGGAGTCCCGGGCCGCGGCGAATAGGCGAAGGCGTGGAGAAAGGCCACGGGGCTCCCCTCCAGAAGCCTCAGGGTGGCCTCGTGGTCTTCCCGGGTCTCGCTGGGAAAGCCGCACAGGACGTCACAGCCCAGGCCGATCCCCGGGACCTCTTCGGCCAGACGCTGGAGAAGGTCCGCGAAGAAGCCCGCCTTGTAATTCCGGCGCATGGCCGCCAGCACGGCGTCGGAGCCGCTCTGGAGAGGGACCTGGAGGTGGCGCGCCAGCCGGCCTTCGGCGCGAAGGAGCCGGACGAGCCCAGGGGTCACCGTCCTCGGCTCCACCGAATTGAGCCGGAGGCGGAAGTCCCCGTTCCTCCTCAGCAGGCGCTCCAGGAGAGCGGTAAGGCCGCCCTTCCACCCCAAATCCTTTCCGTATTCGCCCGTGTTGATGCCCGTGAGAACCACCTCTCGAAAACCAGCCTCCAACAGGCCCGCGAATTCGGCCTCGACCTCCTCGGGCGGCACGGAGCGGGACGGCCCCCTCACCGACGGGACGATGCAGTAGGAGCAGGGCTGGTTGCAGCCCTCCTGCACCTTGAGGAAGGCCCGCGTGCGGTCCGGGAAGAGCGGCACGCACGGCGCGGAAGCCGAGGCCCCGGGCCTCCAGTCATCCAGGAAGCGCAGGAGAGACTCGTCATCCGAAAGGACCGCATCCACCCCGGCGAGACCGGAGAAGGCCGCGGGGGTCCGCCGGGAGGCGCACCCGAAAACCGCGAGGCGGGCCCCGGGGTTGGCCCGTTTCAGGGACCGCACGGCCTTCCTGGAATCCCGGTCGGCCTTGTGGGTGACGGTGCAGGTGTTCACGAGGATGAGTTCGGCCGACTCGGGGGAGGAGGGGACGGCCCCGGCTCTTGCCAGGCGGGCGGCGACCTTGGCCGAATCGTACTGGTTCAGCTTGCACCCGAGGGTGAGGACGGCGAACCGCATCATGGGGAGGGGGGAGGGGGCTCCCGAACGGCGGGTGCCGCTTGGGTCCGGTTTCTCAAGAACTCGATCTCCTCCTGATGGGTCCCAAAGGACTCGGCCACCTTGAGCTCCCTCAGGGCCTCGGCGTTCTTCTTCTGGCGGAGGTAGAGCCGAGCGAGGCCGAGGTGGGCTTCGGGGGATTCCCCGGCCTTGAGCGAGCGCATGAAGAGGGACCAGGCCTCCTTCAGCCGTCCCTCCTCCAGGCGAATCTCGGCGAGGGAGGCCAGGGCGAGATAACTGCGCGAGAACGACGCATGGGAAAGCCTTTCCAGGGATTGGGAGGCCT
It contains:
- the tsaE gene encoding tRNA (adenosine(37)-N6)-threonylcarbamoyltransferase complex ATPase subunit type 1 TsaE; this encodes MAETLLLPTLAQTRALARRVARSLAGRDLLLLEGDLGAGKTTFTRFLAEALGIAPSWVSSPSFTLVQRYPQGKGGLAVTHVDLYRCSHPSDLESLGLEDSLASADLVVVEWPGAGETLWKSSGRPLWRLAFHGTGKARWVAVEGPSRLSPGTLR
- a CDS encoding NAD(P)H-hydrate dehydratase: MKLYWSRDVREADRIAIEEMGIPSLRLMENAAAAIVDALYEELSDRMTGAVAVLCGRGNNGGDGMAAARLLKERGVDARVLLAAEPDRLSGDARVQFDKLEAAGVPWTPAWGEPGPEACRKGLEASSLAVDALLGTGLSGPARGSTASLIETLNAWGGTVAAVDVPSGLSGDALAPFGPTVRADLTLTLALAKPCLFTPEGSPLCGTVRRLDIGIPEEAVRRLTPAGEALEVTWAASFARPRPSCAHKGDAGRVLLVAGSRGKSGAAVLAARGALRAGAGLVTVATPASVQPVVAASLPEAMTLPLPETADGTLSMDALTPILDFCSQADALGLGPGVGATPETRALMEVLYAQARLPAVVDADGINAFAGRPERLQVHAGPRVLTPHPGEMGRVLGLPAADVAAQRYRLIPEAAERAGVVLLLKGYRSLLAAPGSPWRLNLTGGPHMAGPGFGDVLTGIAAALLGRGEEAYDAASLAAWWHGAAADLAFRKIGGYGLMASECAEALPQVEGSLRSHRGLR
- a CDS encoding cyclic nucleotide-binding domain-containing protein, with translation MTQPAEGVGSNPLNLDPEDLFVVAGKFAEQGRYEEAVALYERGVKLFPGSLAMKIGLGKMRNLLKEKDEHERHRLMAKFKEERGRQDRQSSQLAAIGEIFERKGQSERARECYRIALIHNPSNESARFNLAKLDYRNNDFSGSIRELKALIAINPFHAEAHALMGRALFYLKSYKASLASLVDAMILDSAAGRPPAPELQEKFKYILEKVGIQNRAARSEIVKKRLALFNQCVHQLDLEKESLLGRGAVRDIHEITKAAAPDEVRQDLLRLALRLRAFDILATLADEHLFVVAKAVKEMAVKPGDVVFDENDEGDDLFLVEKGEVRLVKQTPFGEQPLALAQKGEFFGEMNFIDPAHRSADALASTEGVLFRIRRSDLDPFFELKKEVAVHFYWHFWKSLSRRTREANNLLKTFFSEAATAQKAALSPDEASRSKAISIELDRKIKLLQEQGLSAKELRLLAAFSTEELYNQDELIFKEGSRGDKLYIILDGKVRITKHIPGVGEEALAILGKGDFFGEMALVDNEPRSADARAHVNGTTVLTISRTVLNEILSVDVESAYQFLIILCRILTQRLREINLKIIQWRFMAGGF
- a CDS encoding peroxiredoxin codes for the protein MIEAGDRCPPFEVPDETGAVRTLKDLAGPRGLVLYFYPKDNTPGCTLEARDFRDLLPRFEALGYRVAGVSRDSQKSHCAFITKERLPFPLLSDADGRLSEAVGAWGEKVMYGRRSKGMIRSTLVLDPGGTVLRAYPKVSATGHAATVLAHLESQGR
- a CDS encoding UbiX family flavin prenyltransferase, whose translation is MSDDRVVPGGLGKVLVVAASGASGARLALRFLDHLLAHPGVRRVHFVPSRAFSLVLNREEGLSLDSCVDRAGRDGRLLLHREEDLDAPVASGSYPCDGTVLIPASMATVGAVASGAGRNLLHRAAEVALKERRTLIVVPRETPLSVIHLKNLATLAEAGAVVAPFVPAFYQGPRSVEDLMDHFLMRIFDHLGLETRLAGRWGGSDR
- a CDS encoding UbiA-like polyprenyltransferase, encoding MRRFVHRLFVVLEMIKFQHTVFALPFALLSMMWAAGGWPGWRTFLWILGAMVGARSAAMTFNRLVDRRFDAENPRTSGWPLVTGQVSVPFAWGFLVASVGLLVLSAWRLNPLCLALSPLALAVLLGYSLTKRFTSWCHLVLGFADGISAPGAWIAVTGTLHGSGPSWWLCGAMTFWIAGFDLLYALQDLAFDRSVGLHSFPARRGVEATLWLSAGAHAVTVLCLAVAAKTAGAGIVFLGAVALVAGALVFEHLLVRPGDLSRLNAAFFTTNGFIAVGLLAAGALDAALG
- a CDS encoding FAD-dependent oxidoreductase, which gives rise to MPRLLVLGGMAAGMSAASKVRRLDPRWEATVLDAGPDRSYGACGLPYVVGGVTADIEDLFALDPEEIARRGIEVRLRQKALALEEGRKRVVVEDLPSGARSEEPYDALLISTGSRAVLPDLKGLQGDNLFGMHDLADGRRLQSFLADARPRSALVWGSGYIGIEMAENLAARGVSVTLVNRSQRVLKTLVEPLKARVLQELERRGVRVLLGVRVLEVLRTGERILGLRTDRGELYADLLLIATGVRPATDFLEGSPVPRDGRGAILVDEACATGVHAVWAAGDCCAVRHLVTGRPAYLPLGTTANKMGRVAGANIAGRRERFPGVVGTAVTRAFGLEVGLTGLSPVEAASAGFDPAEAVVEAGSRAGYYPGGGAVTVQLTADRRTGRLLGGQVAGPEGTKGRVDTLAAAVTAGMRAEDFALLDLAYAPPFAPVWDPLLVAAGVLVSRLKG
- a CDS encoding lipopolysaccharide kinase InaA family protein; its protein translation is MAESLILSDAWRERLERPLSEKGLALLWDEASPLPGGRGTARLARILDWAFVLKREARGGLSRRFLPDRYARRTPFQREWADANLAAGAGLCPRPAARSYVHSGPFFAVYTLTEEVTGGRSLTDLLDGEAPPPWKAAGEALARLHRLGLVHGDLNAGNVMVGPSGGILFLDFRHSRREGPPPSAPSRRDNLDRLSRSVFKETWRRRLPFPRAFPGLLAEGYAQGWGSREDWLRGWADAPSVPGVLRRALWTRF
- a CDS encoding MiaB/RimO family radical SAM methylthiotransferase; translation: MMRFAVLTLGCKLNQYDSAKVAARLARAGAVPSSPESAELILVNTCTVTHKADRDSRKAVRSLKRANPGARLAVFGCASRRTPAAFSGLAGVDAVLSDDESLLRFLDDWRPGASASAPCVPLFPDRTRAFLKVQEGCNQPCSYCIVPSVRGPSRSVPPEEVEAEFAGLLEAGFREVVLTGINTGEYGKDLGWKGGLTALLERLLRRNGDFRLRLNSVEPRTVTPGLVRLLRAEGRLARHLQVPLQSGSDAVLAAMRRNYKAGFFADLLQRLAEEVPGIGLGCDVLCGFPSETREDHEATLRLLEGSPVAFLHAFAYSPRPGTPAASIPPLPPGEVAARTRELVALGRSKSEAFARSQMGRPLEALTLASESGRGRALTSNFLDVLLDGAAPPNRWITVRLTRWEGGLPRGEILEERDLRTGSRGRV